The genomic region TGACTCGGGAACATACCCCACCTTATACTTGTAACTACCGTTGTTAGTAGCGATATTTTCTCCAAGTACTTCTATGCTCCCATGATACTGGTCGATAACTCCTAAAAGTATTTTGACGGTTGTGCTTTTTCCCGCTCCATTAGGACCTATATACCCTATGATTTGCCCAGCATATACATCTAAATCAATTCCTTTAAGCACCGTCTTTAAGCCAAAAGTTTTAGATAAACCCCTGATTTTAATTACCGGTTCATTATTATTCATTATTAAGCCCTCCCATCTTGTTAAAGACCCTTTTTACACATATTCGAGACTACTTAGAACATTCCTTTAATCAAATGTTAAATCATAGGTTTATACTAAAGCTTGAGTTAATATACAAGACAAAATAAGCCCAGCACTTAAATTGTGCCAGGCTCACATATTATTTATCTGACTTTAAACTTTCAGCCATTTTTTGGGCTAGGTTTTTTAAACCATTTATATCGCTATCACAAGTTGCGCATTTTGCTTCCACTGGCTCTGCAACTGGGCTTATCTTTACCTCATCAGCAAACTTTTGTAAGTTGTTTACGCCGCCACCACTCCAGCTATATGTTCCAAAAATACCTAAACTTTTATTTTTAAGGCCAACATGCTTTAGTTTTTCTGTAAGAGCCTCGATTGGTGGGAATAAATTAGTGTTGTAGGCACAACTTCCTATAATAAGGCCATTGTATTTCCATATATCTCTGAGAATATAAGAGATGTGTGTTTTTGAGCTGTCATAGAGCTTGATGTTTTTAATTCCTTGTTCGGATAAGCTCTGAGCAATCAGTTCAGCCATTTTAGCTGTATTTCCGTACATAGTTCCATAGACGATTACAGCCCCTTCTTCGCCCTCTTGTTTGCTCCACTTATCATAAAGAGAAATAACTCTACTAGGCTCTGTTCTCCAGATGGGGCCGTGGGTTGAGCATATATAATTGATGTCTAGCGAACTTAGCTTATTGATAGCTCTTTGAACCGGTGCTCCATATTTTCCTACAATATTTGAATAATACCTTCTCATTTCTTCTTCAAAAAATGACAAATTAACCTCGTCATCGAATATTCCACCATCTAAAGATCCAAAACTTCCAAAAGCATCACCGGAAAAAAGAGCCTTTGTGTGTGTTTCATAGGTAACCATAGTTTCAGGCCAGTGAACCATGGGAGTCATAAAAAACTTTAAGGTATGTTTTCCAAGTTGAATTTCGTCTCCTTCTTTTACTTCTACTAGATTAGAAGTAATTCCATAAAAACTTTCAATTAAACCAAAAGTTTTTTTATTTCCTACGATTTTCATATCCGGGTTTCGGTCTAACAAAGCCTTCATTAATCCCGAGTGGTCCGGCTCCATATGATTAACTATTAAATAGTCAACTTCTTTTTCTGTGCCTATTATCGACTCTACTTTTCTAAAAAAATCACCAGCTTGTCCCTCTGCGGCAGTG from Proteinivorax hydrogeniformans harbors:
- a CDS encoding FprA family A-type flavoprotein, with translation MYNSVNITKDICWVGVNDRQSRVFENLWPLDHGVAHNSYLIVDDKVALVDTAAEGQAGDFFRKVESIIGTEKEVDYLIVNHMEPDHSGLMKALLDRNPDMKIVGNKKTFGLIESFYGITSNLVEVKEGDEIQLGKHTLKFFMTPMVHWPETMVTYETHTKALFSGDAFGSFGSLDGGIFDDEVNLSFFEEEMRRYYSNIVGKYGAPVQRAINKLSSLDINYICSTHGPIWRTEPSRVISLYDKWSKQEGEEGAVIVYGTMYGNTAKMAELIAQSLSEQGIKNIKLYDSSKTHISYILRDIWKYNGLIIGSCAYNTNLFPPIEALTEKLKHVGLKNKSLGIFGTYSWSGGGVNNLQKFADEVKISPVAEPVEAKCATCDSDINGLKNLAQKMAESLKSDK